TGACATAATTCGTTGCAGGATCAGGATAAGATAAGTCTCCAAATATAGTGGGATCCGGCTCCTCCACGATATGTACCTCAAATCGACGCCCCTTTGCATCGACCTCCCGGTCCAAAATATCTCGGATCTCGTTGTGCACATCCTGCCAAGGCTGCGGTACACTGGGATGTGGCTTGGAGAGGACTACCACACCCGGTCGAACAAAGTTCAGCTCGGCGTCTGCATGGACATCTGTGACATCAAGATCTCGCCTGCCGGGGAAccagatgatcttctccacgcCCAACAGACGTTGCAGTTCCTCTTCGATCTCAGCACGAGAGAGGCCCGGGTTGCGGTTCTCGTTCAAGATGCTGCTCTCCGTCGCGAGGAGCGTGCCATCACCATCCAGAACTAATGCGCCACCTTCCAAGCAAATCTTGGACTCGACCTGAACTACTGGGGCTGGAGAGGTGTCATTGCCGATGACTTGTTGAGCAAAGGTCGCATTCTCTCTGACTTGCTCAGGTCCCATCACGGGCCAGTCTAGCCCATCTGTAGCTCGGTAATGATCGCCGATGTCGTCCTTCTTGCCCCATTCACTGAACCGAAAGTTAACAGCAAAGCGATCTTTGGCATGCGCGCCAGTTCCATAGACATAGACGGGACCGGTGTCGCGGACCCACAAATGATTTGTGCTGAACGGaatgatattgatgtttgaATCTGTGCCGTTGAAAATGGGGATACTTTTGCTAACCAAGTCTCGTGCTCTCGAAACATCTTCTGGACGTGTGTACAGACGCACTGGCTCAAAGGCAGAGATCGCAGAGGCTAGACTGGCGATCTCCTTGCACGCGTCCTCATAGTAGTTTGCAGCGATTGAGATCTTTGAAGGAAATCCCAGGATCGTCGCGACGTGACGAGCAGTCTCTGCCGGGGCAACATATCTGCGCAGCAGGTTGGCCATGGTTTCAAAGGGTTTGAAGCATGTGTATGAAGATAGAGTGAGGTCTTGATAAAATGTGGGGTGGTTAGGGTGCGGCAGAACCCGTGTCTTCCGTGTGGCACGTGAACTTACTAGAGCCCGGCTTTCGACAGGGAAGGTAATGGATGGTTCAGGGTCCTGGGCGTATTAAAGGAAATTATTCACTTTTGGCTTCTGGGGAGCTGTAGGATATATACTGTTAAATATTCATTCTCATAGCCCGATAGTGAGGGGGCTTAGATCCGCTCGGCACCTCTTGCCCAGTGGAAAATATATAACCTAATAGAAAGTTATCGCCCCACTTGATGTCTTAACACAAATACACAATGAGAGGGGAAGCAATGAGATTACCGTTGACtcacttcctctccataAGTCTCCAAGACGGATTGCTCCATGTTTCATATCAAGACCTTGCTAACTCGATAAGCGAAGGCGCAGTAGTTTCATTCAAACTGGTATTTTAGGTTCAAACATAAATATTACAGAATTATAGTGAGGATCTAAATTCTCGAACAATAATGGTCATTGCAAGCAGTCGATTACTCTGTAACGATGCCATTTTGAAGGAAGCCTGGGCACTTGTTAGCAATAGGGAACGACTACTAGTTTAGCTAAGATAAATAGGAATATATTAGTGTGGGTCGGTCTCATATAGTCTGACCAACCATTCGTGTCTGTCGGAGAGTCTTGCCTCCATCAGGATAACTAAAACAAGGATGCTAATAACTAGCGTACTATTAATATGTGTCTAGGCAACTCCGTTCGGTCTCCAGTTCATGCAAGATAACAGTAGCCTTAAACGAGCATTGGCAAAGTATGATAACGACAAGAGAACTATTTTCATACATATACTGCAAATCGACTGTCCTTCCCCTCACGCCACAGGATATGATTGGAACATACTGTCTTTCCAGTGCTCTAAGTGCACTGCAACGCATCTACCAGAAATCAGTATATATGCTCTGTCACAAGGGACCTTAGTCTCCTCTCAACTTCTCGTGCATTTGCCAATTGAATAGGATCAGCAATGAGCATTCGACCACTCATTTACGATAAACATGTCCTTTCgatccatgatcttcaatatGAGGCAAGCAGGAAACTGCCCAAGGTGTACCGCGAGTACTACATTTATGGAGCCACAGATATGATTAGGTAGGTTTTTACTAACCGAAAGAGTGCGATTATCTGTAGAAGTAGTAATCTATCTAGTCCGCTAGAAGATCCGCCCCGTGTCCTTGTAAAGATCCTGCTATAGACACTTCCGCAGAGCTCTTTGGATGCAAAGTCAAATTCCCACTGGGATTCTCACCAACCGCATTGCATAAGCTCGCTCATCTAAATGCGCTCTAATCTATAACCCACCTAACCGCTATCTCACCTAGTCTAACGTTCTTAGATAGGCGACTCCTGCGTCACTCACGTGATCATAGCACGTAAGTCATGAAATACTACGGCGACACCATCCCTCAGCAGATTGTCTGTTTCGCTCTCTTCCACCAGGGAAGGCTTTCTCCCGTTTCATCTGGAGTAACCTGCTCCATTTCCATAAATCGCCTGCCAGTGTCTAGATCAATCTGCCGGAGGGGGACTCCAAGCCACCACTGCCGATTCCACACTTTCCAGAAGATCATTAGAACGAGGCCCATAAATCCAGCGAGATATTGCTGGAAGAAATTGAATGCGCTTGGGGGGTCCCCACCCGGTGCCTATTGATAGACAGGTCAgcattttctttgtcacaGGGTACGGGGGAGAGAGTGCTTGATTCAGTATGGGTCCAACTCACATAAAGCGCGGAATAAAACATCGCAACAAGAGCAATAgcggaaagaaaagctccaaTAGAGCTTCCCACGGTTCCCAGGGTGGACTTCCATGGAATTTCGTCCGTGCTGCGATTCTGGGCCTTTAGAGCCAGACGAAACCGGATGTGGGCCATGTTGATACTCAGGTTCATCATTACAGTTGACACGCCAGCAATAGAAAGCAGCCAGTTGAATATAGTTAGACCGGAAGACGCGAACTGGAGGTATGCTAGGAAGCCGAAGAGCACCTGGAGAGCGATTGGGGCCAGAGGGCGACCGGCCTTATCGATATAGGCGAAAAATGACGGGGCGCCTCCATCGGCGGCTAGGGCTTGTAGCGTTCTTGTAGAGGCGAATGTTGAAGAATTGGCCACACTCAGACTGGAAATCAGGACGACTGCGTTGATAATTGACGGCAGGACGTGGATGCCAGCATCTTGAATGGCCAGGACAAAGGGACTGGCATTTGCGCTGACTCCAGCGGAACTCGCTGCGTCACCTGAGCCGAGCAGCTGGGGGCTATTGTGTGGAACGTTGAgaccgacgatgaggaggttCACAATGTAGAATATGGTCACGCGCCACAGGACCTGCTTCGTGGCCGTGGGAAGGGTTTTCTGGGGATTCTTTGTCTCTGCCGCTGCGAGACCGACGAGTTCTGTACCACTAAAAGCTACTGCCTTGACACGGTCAGTTCTCATATATAAATGGAGGCTGTGCCGCTTACCGCATTCACAAATACCGCGCAGAACCCTTTGAACCCGTTTGCAAAGGCGCCCGGATCACGCCAATATTTTCCACCAATATATCCTTGAGGACTGCCAGGGACGCCACCGGTATTGATAATGATCCCCAGAATGATCAGCCCTATACATGCTATCACCTTGATTATGGAAAGTACAAATTCCACTGCAGAAATGTGTCAGTTCAAGTGTCCCTTTCTGTGAAAGGAGCAGGACTGACCCTCGCCGTAACCGCGCACTCCAAAGACTTGAATTATGACCAGCACAATTAGGAAGATACTAACGAATATTGCGGGATTCAAGTCCGAGTTCCAGTATTCGATTGTTAAACTGGCTGCAGTAATTTCAAAGGGTCTGTAATTGAATCTGTTAGTCCCGGTTACAAACAATCATGAGGTTGTAAAGCACACAAAGTGACAAGCCAGCCGAGGGAATACGCCCAACCGATCGCAAAGCCCCTATGCAAGTTAGACCTGTCAGCGATGACAAGGCTAAGTGGGTAAAATATGAGCCTAGGACTGACCAACAAGGATCTATGAACCGAGTGCTATATTGATAGAAAGCTCCATTAATCGGATACATAATGGCTAGTTCCCCGAGAGACATAATTGTGCACAGCAGCAGAACTCCCACAATAAGATAACCTATCAGGACAGAAGCAGGGCCACCGTTTGCAAGCGCTTCACCTGAGCCGACAAACAGACCTGCGCCAATTGCTCCGCCCTAGTAAGTGGTAGCTCATCGTTAGTGAGGTTTGATCCTTGCGCACTATCCGCAATCGAGAAATTGGATTTCTATTCTTCGTGTGGATGTCTTCATCTCATGCTGGGATCAATGACGCGGATAACATTGACTCACCATCGCGATCATCTGAATGTGTCGGCCTTCGAGGGCCCTCTTAAGTGTATTGCCATTTGcttcctcaacatccccGGCCAGGGCATCGGGAGTGTTCGTTGGATTCTTAGCATCATTGCCTTCTTTGGCCTCTTGATCAAAGCTAGCCATAGTGAAACCATATGCTTCACAACTATGTACAATTGTGAGATGATTGATGTAAGGTGTCAAGTACGCCTAGAGCGGAATCCATTGACTACGAGGTGGGCCACGTTCAAATATACATACGGATGGATGTGGAGCTATAGAGAGGTATACATGTCACTCGATTGGATGGCAATGGAACAGGGCTAGACGTAGATCTTGGAGACTTTTCTCAAGCACTCTCATCATTACCCAATATCTATTTCATGTGCGCACTGCGAAAGATATTCAAACGTATTTCGTCCCCACATCGCCTAGGCTACCTAAATAAGAAGCCCGCTATTATATCCACAGCTACAGGATCCGGGGAAAACCTGTACGAGCTTTTAACCATAAATTCGGGCAGTTGTCCAATTTCTGCTCCCCCACATACTCCGCTCAGTTTTCCGGATTATCCCTCCGCAACCAGTATGCTAACTGCCAATTTGAAATCATAGATTTTCTAGACAACCAGAGTTGCTTATTTGCTTCAGTCCAATATTGAATGGATCTTTCATTATGTTCGCAATCTTATCAGTGCAATGCTTGCTCGTCCtgactactactagtatggATACTAGTATGGACATGGGCCTGGGCAACAGATCGGAAGTGGATTGCCGGTTGGCAGACTCGTATACCTGGTTTCTAGCATTCTTACTGTAATTTACGGAGAGTACCGGCCGCACTCGGTGAAGGTAAGAAGCCCTTTGCAACCCCGCGTCCTGCATATCGGTTCTCCACTGGTCTTTCAGACTAGGGCAATGCCATCACGTTACCTATATCCAATTCAATGCGTATCATAGTGCACATAGGTGCTCTGTAGACACAAAGCCTGCCATTTGATGTTACTGGTGTACAGGATCAGAACCCTATACAGATGTTTTCTTCAGCTCATCTCCAGCTGGAGGGAGATAGACGCATTGGGAACAGTGTTTACACTTTCTACAGGTTTAAGGCAAGCTCACCACGCTCAGACCATAAACTCATCGTAAGCTTAATCGCGCCTCCACGCTTATCTAGCATCTTCAAGGCAAACCTTGACGTTGAACAGACCTGATTCTCGTATTTTACCCCGCGTGAGTCCCACACCTGTACTCATGATGCTCACCGGGCCGGTTACCTACCGGTTGTAGATCCTCTGGTCCCTGGTGGTTTACTGGTTTTACTGTACTTCCTCGTCTTGGCGCCGGATGGGCCCCACAAAGGTCGCAATCTCCTTCCCTCCACGTTCATAGCGTCCTTCCCTGGAGACCAATTGAACCATCCGGATTTTTCTCTCTAGACTGGATTAAGGCACTGCGCAGAGATGAATAAAGTTCCCCTCCCGGTTGCACCCAGCGGGTAAGACCAAGATCTCCTTCCCCGCGTCCGCCAATCCACGAAATCCGCGCCCAAAACTGGTCAACCCCGCAAGCAAGGTTTCAACACTCTTGGCTACATTCTTCCGCACGCAAAATTACAATGGCCGCGTCTAGCCGGACGTTCCTCGCCTACCAGCACGATTGGAACCTTCTCTCGCTCGACACACCCGTCACAACAGTATATCGCTTCAACGAACTGGAAGATCCCAACCGCCAGCTCTTTCCCGCGGGAAACGATGATGACCATGTCGTCGCCACTGAAAAGACAATCTTCCATCCTCAAGGGGGCGGCCAGCCCTCCGACGTGGGCACAATGACAGGACCCGCAGGAACCACGTTTACGGTGACGGCCGTCCGCATGGATGCGACCGGACAAGGCCAAGTCTTGCACCTCGGCCGATTCGGTGATGGTTCATCTTCTGCATTTTCGAAAGGCGAGACAGTCCGACAAGAAGTCGATGCTGAGAAGCGCCTGCTACATTCGCGGCTTCATACGGCAGGCCACGTCCTTGGTGCTGCTGTGAGACATctcctggagaaggaggtccAGGACTTTGATGAATTAAAGGCTTCTCACGCTCCGGGCTCGGCATCCTGTGAATTTCAAGGTCTAATcgaaggaaaatggaaagagCCGATTCAGAAACGGGTAGATCAATATATCGCCGACAAGCGAGAGGTTCGGGTTGAGTGGTGGGATGAAGCCATGTTTCGGGAAAAGGGTCTGGAAAGATTGATTCCCGACCGTAGCCTCATGCTGGGAGAGAAGTTCCGCGTGGTGAATATTGTTGGGGCCGAGGTTTATCCCTGTGGAGGGACGCATGTCGATACTACGGATTTGTGTGGACCGACTAGCGTTACGAAGATCTCGAGGAAGTCGGGGAAGTCTCGTGTTAGCTATGCTGTGAATTAATTGGAGATCGTGGCATGAAATTCCATTCCCCCAATTCCTGTATCTCCCAATGCGTTTTTCGCTATATGGGCGCTTTTCTAAGAGTACAGAGAGGAACGGTAATGTGGTAGTGGATCAAACTGTCTCAGAAACTATCGCTGCATCGTAGGGTGCGTGTGGTCACATGCTTATATCCAAAAATGTAGGTTCGTTTGCGAGAAACAGAATCCACCATCGCATCACCCCGTGACCCTTCAGTGACCTTCTCTGCTTGTTGTCTACCCCGAAATAACTAGTTGATCAAGATCGGGTCCTAATCATTGTCATTGACTTAACTATGCATGGGtgcagaaagaggaaagaaactTACCCCATCCTTCCTCATACGCACTGAAAGTGATCGTGTTTGTATCGCCCTTTTCCAATGTGGTATGAAGAGTCGAGGTGAACGGCGTATTACCACTTCCGGAGGGCAAAAACGCCAGTACATGAGATTGGCCATTGACGGTGACATTTGCGTAGCGCTGTGAGTTGTTTCCGTTGGCATATTGGACACGGATAGTGGTATCTGTTGATGCATCGCTGGCCACATTGTTGACCACAATCGTTCCATCATCAGGGCCACCAATGTACCCGACAGACTTCCCGCCAGAGCAGCCGCTGCAGGAAATAATCTTGGCACCGTTAGAAAGGGTATTGTCAGATGACTCGGCCTCGTAGCTGGTTCCATCCCCGGCGGCGGACCAGGTTCCGTCAAGTGGCAGCACCCACGCCGTTTCGTTGTTCTGTGCAGATACAGACATTGTTAGACTCGTAGGATATATCGGAATACTATCAGAGCCGTGGAAGCTTTCATACCAGAGTCGCGGTGGTTCCTTCAATTGTCAACGGGAGCCAAATATAAGTTGATCTCATGAGATTTGCAGAGTCCCAGCGATCTCCCATATACCTGAGAATGTTAGCAATCCAATTCTCATAATATATTCGTTAAAAAGCCCTCACACTACGGAACCGCCGACCCGCAGGACGAAAGTCGTTTGAGACTCAAATGTGTTGGCTCCACTTGGAGCAAAGTCGGTCCAGTTAGTCCAGGGCCCACTAAGGCTTGTTGCAGTAACATATTTATTATCGTTGTTTGCTGCCCAACTAATTAGCCAGTCTGAATATATCGTGTTGAGTGACACTTAATCACATACACCATCCTATATTACCCGTTAGTCAACAATTGGGGTCTCTAGCAAATAAGGGAGACGGAAGGAAGACCTGTCAACTGAGACCCAAACAGGAAGTATACTCCGTCCTGTTTGTATAGAGCTGGGGCCTCCACGTGTTCTGGAAACAGATGAGTTGTTTCAGTGACGTTGGTGAAGTCATCCGTCAATGTGTTGATTCTCAGGCCATTGGGACGCTGATAGCGTTGAGTTACATTGACCCGCATTATGCATGGATTTGATTCTGTCACTCACATCCTCAGTCAAAAGATATCCCGtgccatcgtcatctttATAAAGACCCATATCTCGCGATTGATACCCAAGAGGTTGGAAGGAACCCCTTGATACGTATTCATCAGTCCAAGGATACATAGCGAGCTGCGGAAACGCGAGCTTACAGATATTCATATGCACCACAAACACTGGAAGACGTCGCAACACCGGTCTTTGCCTCGCCGTAATCACTGCTATCGATGTGCATCCACAAGACATATTTGGATGTCGCGTCATTGTAGATCACCTTTGGGCGCTCGACGATGCGATCGGGGCCGAGGTCTCCACTGCTCTGACGAGAAAGGAGTTCTCCAACAAATGTCCACTCTACCAAATTCTGTCGGAGGGAGGATTAGATGGAAAGTCAATTGCTTCGGGAATGCCTTTTCAGTGGGAACCCACCTTGCTCGAGTAGCAATTGACTGACTGAAAGGAGCTCCCATCTAGCTTGTTCTCGCCAATCCAGTAGTATGTCGAATCGACTTCGATAATACCTTATTTGCCATATTGCTTCAGTGAAGACTCGAGAACAGTCAAATAAATTATATGCACCATACCTCCACCATGCGCCTGAACATGCTGGTTGGTGCCGGCCGCGGTCCACGTAGCACCAGGAACCTGTGTTTAATTTAGTATCGGACCAATACTAATTCGTCAGCAACAGGATCCTCACAATTTGCAGGGCTGCCGCAGCTACAGCTGCCTGGCCTAGGCTAGCAATCAAGCCAAGAATCATAGTTTTGACGATATCTCTCCCCATGTATCTTCCGACAGAACAAGCCCAGCGATCTGGTTGGGGGTGCGCTTCAATGAACTATTTAAGCGTGATGTGTCCAGATAAGATAAAGGTCGAGACATGACTGAGGGGTTGTGCTGCAATCTATCATGCATGGTCTAACTGATGCATCACGGTCCATCAATATCGGAATTACCCGAAATCCTGCCGAGTCGGGTACGGAGCGGACTCCGTTAATTTTGCCGAAGCCGACCATAACAAGCAGGTTTCAATATAACCGCAGTCTTCGCCCAGTTAGAATGGAATTCCAGATTGCATG
This window of the Aspergillus oryzae RIB40 DNA, chromosome 8 genome carries:
- a CDS encoding glycosyl hydrolase family 43 protein (predicted protein) → MILGLIASLGQAAVAAAALQIVPGATWTAAGTNQHVQAHGGGIIEVDSTYYWIGENKLDGSSFQSVNCYSSKNLVEWTFVGELLSRQSSGDLGPDRIVERPKVIYNDATSKYVLWMHIDSSDYGEAKTGVATSSSVCGAYEYLGSFQPLGYQSRDMGLYKDDDGTGYLLTEDRPNGLRINTLTDDFTNVTETTHLFPEHVEAPALYKQDGVYFLFGSQLTVSLNTIYSDWLISWAANNDNKYVTATSLSGPWTNWTDFAPSGANTFESQTTFVLRVGGSVVYMGDRWDSANLMRSTYIWLPLTIEGTTATLNNETAWVLPLDGTWSAAGDGTSYEAESSDNTLSNGAKIISCSGCSGGKSVGYIGGPDDGTIVVNNVASDASTDTTIRVQYANGNNSQRYANVTVNGQSHVLAFLPSGSGNTPFTSTLHTTLEKGDTNTITFSAYEEGWGPDLDQLVISG
- a CDS encoding agmatine deiminase family protein (peptidylarginine deiminase and related enzymes), with the translated sequence MANLLRRYVAPAETARHVATILGFPSKISIAANYYEDACKEIASLASAISAFEPVRLYTRPEDVSRARDLVSKSIPIFNGTDSNINIIPFSTNHLWVRDTGPVYVYGTGAHAKDRFAVNFRFSEWGKKDDIGDHYRATDGLDWPVMGPEQVRENATFAQQVIGNDTSPAPVVQVESKICLEGGALVLDGDGTLLATESSILNENRNPGLSRAEIEEELQRLLGVEKIIWFPGRRDLDVTDVHADAELNFVRPGVVVLSKPHPSVPQPWQDVHNEIRDILDREVDAKGRRFEVHIVEEPDPTIFGDLSYPDPATNYVNFYFVNGGLILPQFGDPVKDAEAVSTLQKLCPEHKVTQVPVRGLPLAGGVIHCSTQPVVAVGEQ
- a CDS encoding putative alanine--tRNA ligase (predicted protein); this encodes MAASSRTFLAYQHDWNLLSLDTPVTTVYRFNELEDPNRQLFPAGNDDDHVVATEKTIFHPQGGGQPSDVGTMTGPAGTTFTVTAVRMDATGQGQVLHLGRFGDGSSSAFSKGETVRQEVDAEKRLLHSRLHTAGHVLGAAVRHLLEKEVQDFDELKASHAPGSASCEFQGLIEGKWKEPIQKRVDQYIADKREVRVEWWDEAMFREKGLERLIPDRSLMLGEKFRVVNIVGAEVYPCGGTHVDTTDLCGPTSVTKISRKSGKSRVSYAVN
- a CDS encoding uncharacterized protein (amino acid transporters): MASFDQEAKEGNDAKNPTNTPDALAGDVEEANGNTLKRALEGRHIQMIAMGGAIGAGLFVGSGEALANGGPASVLIGYLIVGVLLLCTIMSLGELAIMYPINGAFYQYSTRFIDPCWGFAIGWAYSLGWLVTLPFEITAASLTIEYWNSDLNPAIFVSIFLIVLVIIQVFGVRGYGEVEFVLSIIKVIACIGLIILGIIINTGGVPGSPQGYIGGKYWRDPGAFANGFKGFCAVFVNAAVAFSGTELVGLAAAETKNPQKTLPTATKQVLWRVTIFYIVNLLIVGLNVPHNSPQLLGSGDAASSAGVSANASPFVLAIQDAGIHVLPSIINAVVLISSLSVANSSTFASTRTLQALAADGGAPSFFAYIDKAGRPLAPIALQVLFGFLAYLQFASSGLTIFNWLLSIAGVSTVMMNLSINMAHIRFRLALKAQNRSTDEIPWKSTLGTVGSSIGAFLSAIALVAMFYSALYAPGGDPPSAFNFFQQYLAGFMGLVLMIFWKVWNRQWWLGVPLRQIDLDTGRRFMEMEQVTPDETGESLPWWKRAKQTIC